In Nostoc sp. GT001, a genomic segment contains:
- a CDS encoding HAMP domain-containing sensor histidine kinase — translation MLTITSHEFRTPLATIHSSAELLEYYRHLWSEERQQIHLRRIQTSVMHITQLLNDLLVLSQDETGKLDFNPTPINLVEFCRDLLEELQQSDRSQHAIVFSSECPCTSANLDAKLLRQILSNLFSNCLKYSPIGSTVRFSVTTANEQAIFQTQDSGIGIPPSDIEHIFEPFHRASNTANIPGMGLGMSIVKQAVDLHGGEMTVESAIGTGTTFTVILPFSINFHV, via the coding sequence TTGCTCACCATCACTTCCCATGAGTTTCGCACCCCTTTGGCTACCATCCACTCTTCTGCGGAATTACTAGAATATTATCGCCACCTCTGGAGCGAGGAGCGACAACAAATCCACCTGCGTCGCATTCAAACATCAGTGATGCATATAACTCAGTTATTGAATGATTTATTAGTACTGAGTCAGGATGAAACAGGCAAGTTAGACTTTAATCCAACACCCATAAATTTAGTGGAATTTTGCCGCGATTTATTAGAAGAATTACAACAGAGCGATCGCTCACAACATGCGATCGTTTTTAGTAGTGAGTGCCCATGTACATCAGCTAATTTAGACGCCAAACTACTGCGCCAAATCTTAAGTAATTTATTCTCAAATTGTCTAAAATACTCTCCCATTGGCAGTACAGTTAGGTTTTCTGTAACCACTGCCAACGAGCAAGCTATATTCCAGACTCAAGACTCTGGTATTGGCATTCCCCCTTCTGACATTGAACACATCTTTGAACCCTTCCATCGCGCTAGTAATACAGCCAATATCCCAGGAATGGGATTGGGGATGTCCATCGTCAAGCAGGCTGTAGATTTACATGGCGGCGAGATGACAGTTGAAAGTGCGATCGGTACGGGAACTACCTTTACAGTCATTCTGCCATTTTCAATAAATTTCCATGTATAG
- a CDS encoding Rrf2 family transcriptional regulator, with protein MVISNKSEYALLALLELATCYPNGEALQIREIAALQDIPNRYLEQLLATLRRGGLIKSIRGAKGGYVLARDPGKITVLDAFSCMEGSDIVVSPSEPTPNTVEGELIQEVWQEARQAANSVLEKYTLQDLCERRSIREQKELMYYI; from the coding sequence GTGGTAATCTCTAACAAATCAGAATACGCACTTCTAGCCCTGTTAGAGTTAGCAACCTGCTACCCTAACGGTGAAGCCCTACAAATTCGAGAAATAGCGGCCTTGCAAGATATCCCAAACCGCTATTTAGAACAACTCCTAGCGACATTAAGACGTGGAGGTTTAATTAAGAGTATACGCGGAGCCAAAGGTGGCTATGTTCTGGCACGAGATCCTGGAAAGATTACAGTGTTGGATGCTTTTAGCTGCATGGAAGGATCAGATATTGTTGTCTCTCCTTCTGAGCCGACTCCCAACACGGTAGAAGGTGAGCTAATTCAGGAAGTTTGGCAAGAAGCACGTCAAGCTGCTAACTCCGTTTTGGAAAAATATACACTCCAAGACCTTTGTGAACGAAGATCAATCCGAGAACAGAAGGAACTAATGTATTACATTTAA
- a CDS encoding DUF2243 domain-containing protein — translation MEAKSENLNRRAPLITAGIFLGVGLGGFIDGILLHQILQWHHMLSNIRPLTNRANIDLNMVWDGFFHTLDWVFTATGLVLLWRAGRRDDVPWSSQTFIGSILIGGGLFDLVEGLIDHQILGVHHVKPGPNELAWDLGFLAFGALLVLIGWLMIKKESRVISH, via the coding sequence ATGGAGGCGAAAAGTGAAAACCTCAACCGACGCGCACCACTAATTACTGCTGGAATTTTTCTTGGTGTGGGTCTTGGAGGGTTTATTGATGGAATTTTACTGCATCAAATCCTCCAGTGGCATCACATGCTCAGTAACATTAGACCTCTGACAAACAGGGCGAATATAGATTTGAACATGGTATGGGATGGGTTCTTTCATACCTTGGATTGGGTATTCACCGCAACTGGACTTGTGTTACTATGGCGTGCTGGAAGACGTGATGATGTTCCTTGGTCATCACAGACCTTTATTGGATCGATACTGATTGGTGGTGGATTGTTCGACTTGGTTGAAGGTTTAATTGACCACCAAATTCTCGGTGTCCATCATGTTAAACCAGGCCCAAATGAGTTAGCTTGGGACTTAGGATTTCTGGCATTCGGTGCGCTACTTGTTCTCATCGGCTGGCTAATGATAAAAAAAGAGTCAAGAGTCATTAGTCATTAG
- a CDS encoding DUF2232 domain-containing protein, whose amino-acid sequence MSILDSLPDEPEEDPSPESPTPQNHWLDKEQQLMPPQIKADAPLRMVETAFLASAASLIWFINFYFPLGPVLRIFFPVPIALVYLRWGKRAAWMAALTSGLLLTVLMGPARSLLFVMPYGFMGVLLGATWCRRLPWIVSITLGTLLGTLGVFFRLWLLSVLSGEDLWIYVITQVTEFIEWVFFNLSLLASPSVFLIQVGAIALILLNNFIYLFVVHLAAWLLFDRLGNPIPRPPHWVQVLMDYEG is encoded by the coding sequence ATGAGTATTTTAGATTCTCTCCCAGATGAACCGGAAGAAGATCCATCCCCTGAATCTCCAACTCCTCAGAACCATTGGCTAGATAAAGAACAGCAGTTAATGCCTCCTCAAATCAAGGCAGATGCGCCCTTGAGGATGGTGGAAACGGCATTTTTAGCCAGTGCCGCTAGCTTAATTTGGTTTATTAATTTTTACTTTCCTTTGGGCCCAGTGTTGCGGATATTTTTTCCAGTGCCGATCGCTCTAGTCTATCTGCGTTGGGGTAAACGTGCGGCATGGATGGCAGCACTCACCTCTGGGTTACTGCTGACGGTATTGATGGGGCCAGCCCGCAGTTTGCTGTTTGTCATGCCCTACGGGTTCATGGGCGTTCTTTTGGGCGCTACGTGGTGTCGTCGTCTTCCCTGGATTGTTTCTATCACTCTGGGTACGCTGTTGGGTACTTTGGGAGTTTTTTTTCGGCTGTGGTTGTTGTCTGTTTTGTCGGGTGAAGACTTATGGATTTATGTGATAACCCAGGTGACTGAGTTCATTGAGTGGGTATTTTTTAACTTGAGTTTGTTGGCGAGTCCCAGTGTATTTTTGATTCAAGTGGGAGCGATCGCTTTAATTCTACTCAACAACTTTATCTACCTTTTTGTGGTGCACCTGGCAGCATGGTTGCTTTTTGACCGTCTGGGCAACCCGATCCCCCGCCCACCACACTGGGTACAAGTCCTCATGGATTATGAAGGATAG
- a CDS encoding pentapeptide repeat-containing protein, which produces MPEVNFQQPINSAATLVESYAAGKRNFSKAELGNADLQGINLKGSDLSYADLSEANLSSANLRGTDLSFADLSQANLKDADLRGALLMSANLRQAALKGANLEKADCDRNTHFPQDFDPVKAGMQIKFED; this is translated from the coding sequence ATGCCTGAAGTCAATTTTCAACAGCCTATAAATAGTGCTGCTACTCTCGTGGAGAGTTATGCAGCAGGAAAACGGAACTTTAGTAAAGCAGAACTGGGTAATGCTGATTTGCAAGGTATTAACTTGAAAGGATCTGACCTGAGTTATGCTGACCTGAGTGAAGCTAACCTGAGTAGCGCTAATTTGAGGGGAACTGATTTGAGCTTTGCCGATCTGAGTCAAGCTAATCTGAAGGATGCCGATCTTAGGGGAGCATTATTGATGTCAGCGAATCTCCGCCAAGCCGCTCTTAAAGGAGCGAACCTGGAAAAAGCAGACTGCGATCGCAACACCCATTTTCCCCAAGATTTCGACCCGGTGAAAGCGGGTATGCAGATTAAATTTGAAGATTGA
- a CDS encoding PAS domain-containing protein, which produces MNLDDLALQIENMRKRVALLQRQSEQQEAEADIELVTAVFKEVYLALEELQLVNEDLKQQNEELSKTQQALVAEGQRYQELFEEVPDAYFVTDTKGIIQEANSAATTLLNISKSLLLGQSIGIFVLEKEVIAFHLKLNHLRDRTQFPDWKMQEWEVTLRPHDKTPIMAAVKVAAIRNQSSELVSLHWLLRDISESKRTQAKLQWAEEAMRQALAKEREFSELN; this is translated from the coding sequence GTGAATTTGGACGATTTAGCTTTGCAGATAGAGAACATGCGTAAGCGCGTCGCCCTCTTGCAACGCCAGAGCGAACAGCAAGAAGCAGAAGCAGATATTGAACTCGTTACCGCAGTATTCAAAGAAGTTTACCTGGCTTTGGAAGAACTTCAACTAGTGAATGAAGATTTAAAGCAGCAGAATGAAGAATTATCCAAAACTCAACAGGCTTTGGTAGCAGAAGGTCAACGCTACCAAGAATTATTTGAGGAAGTACCAGACGCTTATTTTGTGACTGATACAAAAGGGATAATTCAGGAAGCTAACTCAGCCGCCACCACTCTGCTTAACATTTCTAAAAGTTTGTTGTTGGGTCAATCCATAGGGATTTTTGTGCTTGAGAAAGAAGTAATTGCTTTTCATTTGAAACTAAATCATCTGCGCGATCGCACCCAATTCCCAGACTGGAAAATGCAAGAGTGGGAAGTAACCCTGCGGCCGCATGACAAAACACCTATTATGGCTGCGGTTAAGGTTGCTGCTATCCGTAATCAATCTAGTGAGTTAGTTAGTCTGCACTGGCTATTGCGGGATATTAGCGAAAGCAAGCGAACCCAAGCCAAGCTGCAATGGGCAGAAGAGGCGATGCGACAAGCGCTTGCTAAAGAAAGGGAGTTTAGCGAACTTAATTAA
- the lysA gene encoding diaminopimelate decarboxylase has product MVSTHPTGVQHSGSQYLPQRHDTKANPSPNQELLPLTARVHNHDSLEIGGCDVTTLVEQFGSPLYILDEETLRSGCQQYRDAFKQYYKGESQVLYASKAWNCLAVCAIAASEGLGIDVASGGELYTALQAGVNPEKIYLHNNNKSREELIFATEVGCTIVVDNWHELRTLVEIVERANSPSVQPRFLLRLTPGIECHTHEYIRTGQLDSKFGFDPNELEELFTFVSKQSFLNCVGLHAHIGSQIFERQPHRDLAALMVQWLREAAKYGLNFTELNVGGGLGIKYIESDDPPSIEEWVKPICEVIQEACAAENLPLPKLLCEPGRSLIATACVTAYTIGSSKVIPEIRTYVAIDGGMSDNPRPITYQSVYRAVVANKMSSPLTQTVTIAGKHCESGDILIHNALLPKTEPGDILVVMGTGAYNYSMASNYNRLPRSAAVVVANGEANLILQRETYQDLIRQDRLPERLKNQELGVNS; this is encoded by the coding sequence ATGGTATCGACTCACCCCACTGGGGTTCAACATTCTGGAAGTCAATATTTACCTCAAAGGCACGACACCAAGGCAAATCCATCGCCTAATCAGGAACTTTTACCCTTAACTGCCAGAGTCCATAATCATGACTCCCTGGAAATTGGTGGGTGTGATGTCACAACCCTAGTTGAGCAGTTTGGTTCACCTTTATATATTTTAGATGAAGAAACCCTGCGTTCGGGTTGTCAGCAATACCGAGATGCTTTCAAGCAATACTACAAGGGCGAATCTCAAGTATTGTACGCCTCAAAAGCTTGGAATTGTCTAGCAGTTTGTGCGATCGCGGCATCAGAGGGTTTAGGAATTGATGTTGCATCAGGCGGTGAACTTTACACCGCGCTGCAAGCAGGTGTCAATCCTGAGAAAATCTATCTTCATAACAACAATAAATCTCGTGAAGAACTGATTTTTGCCACTGAAGTCGGTTGCACTATTGTGGTGGATAACTGGCACGAGTTACGCACTTTGGTAGAAATTGTTGAGAGGGCAAATTCCCCCTCCGTACAGCCTCGATTCCTGTTGCGTCTGACCCCAGGTATTGAATGTCACACACATGAATATATCCGCACGGGGCAACTAGATAGTAAATTTGGCTTTGATCCAAATGAGTTAGAGGAATTATTTACTTTTGTCAGCAAACAGTCTTTCCTTAACTGCGTAGGGTTACATGCTCATATTGGTTCCCAAATTTTTGAGCGCCAACCGCATCGAGATTTAGCAGCTTTGATGGTGCAGTGGTTACGAGAAGCGGCGAAGTATGGGTTAAATTTTACAGAGTTAAATGTCGGTGGTGGTTTAGGGATTAAGTATATAGAATCAGACGATCCCCCTAGCATTGAAGAGTGGGTAAAGCCGATTTGTGAAGTGATCCAAGAAGCTTGTGCAGCCGAAAATTTACCTTTGCCAAAATTATTGTGTGAACCGGGGCGATCGCTAATTGCTACAGCTTGCGTCACTGCCTATACTATTGGTTCATCCAAAGTTATCCCAGAAATTCGTACCTACGTAGCGATCGATGGGGGAATGTCTGATAATCCCCGCCCGATTACTTACCAATCAGTTTATCGGGCAGTCGTTGCTAATAAAATGTCTTCTCCTTTAACCCAAACAGTCACAATTGCTGGTAAACATTGTGAATCAGGAGATATTCTGATTCATAACGCTCTACTCCCAAAGACTGAACCAGGGGATATTCTCGTAGTTATGGGAACTGGTGCGTACAATTACAGTATGGCATCTAACTACAATCGCTTGCCCCGATCGGCAGCTGTTGTTGTGGCGAATGGCGAAGCAAATTTAATTTTGCAACGTGAAACTTATCAAGACTTAATTCGACAAGATCGCCTACCAGAAAGACTGAAAAATCAAGAGTTAGGAGTTAATAGTTAG
- a CDS encoding aspartate aminotransferase family protein, which produces MSLQTLVDQATIPPDSGSASSPFDTESFNEAVMSTYARFPLALERGAGCRVWDTQGREYLDFVAGIATCTLGHAHPAMVEAVTRQIQKLHHVSNLYYIPEQGELAKWLVDRSCADRVFFCNSGAEANEAAIKLARKYAHTVLDIEKPIILTANASFHGRTLATITATAQPKYQKYFDPLVPGFHYVNYNDINAVEVAISELDEGDYRVAAILIEPLQGEGGVRPGDVAYFKKLRQICDETGILLIFDEVQVGMGRSGKLWAYEHLGVEPDIFTSAKGLGGGVPIGAMMSKKFCDVFQPGEHASTFGGNPFVCGVALSVCQTLEKENILQNVQDRGEQLRSGLKAIAAKYPQHISEVRGWGLINGLELRADIEITAADVVNAAIKEGVLLVPAGPKVIRFVPPLIVTEAEVNTALQAVDKAIALLTK; this is translated from the coding sequence GTGAGCCTACAAACTCTCGTTGACCAAGCCACCATCCCCCCAGATTCAGGGTCAGCATCTAGTCCCTTTGATACAGAGAGCTTTAATGAAGCTGTGATGTCTACCTACGCCCGGTTTCCCTTAGCCCTAGAACGGGGTGCTGGATGTCGGGTTTGGGATACACAGGGGCGGGAATATCTGGACTTTGTAGCGGGAATTGCTACTTGTACTTTAGGACATGCCCACCCAGCGATGGTAGAGGCGGTAACACGCCAAATCCAAAAGCTGCACCATGTCTCTAATTTGTATTACATTCCTGAGCAAGGTGAATTGGCAAAATGGCTTGTCGATCGTTCCTGTGCCGATCGCGTATTTTTCTGCAACTCTGGTGCTGAAGCTAACGAAGCCGCAATTAAACTGGCGCGGAAATATGCCCACACAGTATTAGACATTGAAAAACCGATTATTTTAACCGCCAATGCCAGTTTCCACGGACGGACTTTGGCAACGATTACCGCCACTGCACAACCGAAGTATCAAAAATATTTTGATCCTTTGGTTCCTGGGTTCCACTACGTAAATTACAACGATATTAACGCTGTGGAAGTGGCGATTAGCGAGTTGGATGAAGGCGATTATCGGGTAGCGGCGATTCTGATTGAGCCATTGCAGGGAGAAGGCGGTGTACGTCCAGGAGATGTTGCCTATTTCAAAAAGCTCCGACAGATTTGTGATGAAACTGGCATTTTGTTGATTTTCGACGAAGTGCAAGTTGGTATGGGGCGCAGCGGCAAATTATGGGCTTACGAACATCTTGGCGTTGAACCGGATATTTTCACCAGTGCTAAAGGCTTGGGTGGCGGTGTCCCCATCGGTGCAATGATGAGCAAAAAATTCTGCGATGTTTTTCAACCAGGAGAACACGCTAGCACCTTTGGCGGAAATCCTTTTGTGTGTGGTGTAGCACTCAGTGTTTGTCAGACATTGGAAAAGGAAAATATTTTGCAGAATGTGCAAGACAGGGGCGAACAGTTGCGATCTGGATTAAAGGCGATCGCGGCAAAATATCCTCAGCACATTAGCGAAGTTCGGGGTTGGGGTTTAATCAACGGTTTGGAGTTACGAGCCGACATCGAGATAACCGCAGCCGATGTCGTCAATGCTGCCATCAAGGAAGGTGTATTGCTAGTACCAGCCGGGCCAAAAGTAATCCGGTTTGTGCCACCGTTAATTGTTACAGAGGCGGAAGTCAACACCGCCTTGCAAGCTGTGGACAAGGCGATCGCTCTTCTTACCAAATAG
- a CDS encoding isoprenyl transferase, translated as MTAQQTKLQDLPTDLKRELLPQHVAVIMDGNGRWAKRQGLPRIMGHKRGVDALKDLLRCCQDWGIQALTAYAFSTENWKRPQEEVDFLMTLFQRVLRQELREMVEENVQIKFVGNLQDLPRSLQEEISRSMEETKNNRGIRFSVATNYGGRQEILQACQAIAKQVQQGMLQPHEINEQVFESHLYTAGITDPDLLIRTSGEMRLSNFLLWQMAYGEIYITDALWPDFDRAEFHRALCAYQQRERRFGKV; from the coding sequence ATGACAGCACAACAAACTAAACTGCAAGATTTACCTACTGATTTAAAACGAGAACTATTGCCGCAGCACGTGGCGGTAATTATGGATGGTAATGGTCGATGGGCTAAACGTCAGGGTCTACCCCGAATTATGGGTCATAAACGAGGAGTAGATGCTCTTAAAGATTTACTTCGCTGTTGTCAGGATTGGGGAATTCAGGCGTTGACAGCTTATGCTTTTTCAACGGAGAACTGGAAAAGACCGCAAGAAGAAGTAGATTTTTTGATGACTCTATTTCAAAGAGTTTTGCGCCAAGAACTGCGCGAAATGGTCGAAGAGAATGTTCAAATTAAGTTTGTAGGGAATTTGCAAGACCTGCCGCGATCGCTCCAAGAAGAAATTTCCCGTTCAATGGAAGAAACTAAGAATAATCGCGGTATCCGGTTTTCGGTAGCAACTAATTATGGCGGACGGCAGGAAATTTTACAAGCTTGTCAGGCGATCGCAAAGCAAGTCCAGCAAGGTATGCTCCAACCCCATGAAATTAATGAACAGGTATTTGAGAGCCACTTGTACACAGCCGGAATTACTGACCCAGATTTGTTAATTCGCACCAGTGGGGAAATGCGTCTCTCAAATTTTCTTCTCTGGCAAATGGCTTATGGAGAAATTTATATTACCGATGCTCTCTGGCCCGATTTTGACCGTGCCGAATTTCACCGCGCCTTGTGTGCCTACCAACAACGGGAGCGGCGATTTGGGAAAGTCTAA
- a CDS encoding nicotinate-nucleotide--dimethylbenzimidazole phosphoribosyltransferase, giving the protein MPNSQISIYTQKELGEQWLQRYRGCLPVFACVLGFTETALIPGISAAGRTPEDRKYTACADAEFLYYGPEHKAQYPLPPLTAGASPVLISRAVFESLKIPIHLFNAGLPQAPAVPVIDLGGAPAKCLSQGSAMEITTVHHLFEQGLLWGERLAANIQQGYLILGECVVGGTTTALAILTGLGIDAAGKVNSSHPVCNHAQKWALVQAGLEKMRESRVQGRQGEINFQSQIQNPKLALSEVVGAASRREVSKIQNSVDPLQLVAAVGDPMQVVVAGMAIAASRSCGVMLAGGTQMLAVYALMSAIAQAYALSWQPEAVVVGTTRWVAEDPTGATVDLVLNLGKSSLTQSGRTPSLLATHLSFADSRHPQLRAYEQGFVKEGMGAGAACIAAHLSQDWQQHQLLAAIEAQVERLSIALNV; this is encoded by the coding sequence ATGCCCAATTCCCAAATTAGTATTTATACTCAAAAAGAACTAGGTGAACAATGGCTGCAAAGGTATCGTGGTTGTTTACCAGTATTTGCTTGTGTTTTAGGATTTACTGAAACTGCTTTAATTCCAGGTATTTCAGCAGCTGGTCGCACTCCAGAGGATCGGAAATATACAGCTTGTGCCGATGCCGAGTTTTTGTATTACGGCCCAGAACATAAAGCCCAATATCCCCTACCACCATTGACCGCTGGGGCTTCACCTGTGCTGATTTCTCGCGCTGTATTTGAGTCACTAAAGATACCAATTCATTTATTTAATGCTGGTTTACCCCAAGCTCCTGCTGTGCCAGTAATTGATTTGGGTGGCGCTCCTGCTAAGTGTTTAAGTCAAGGGTCTGCTATGGAAATTACAACAGTACACCACTTGTTTGAACAAGGGCTACTTTGGGGAGAACGCCTAGCCGCAAATATTCAACAGGGGTATTTGATTCTCGGTGAGTGCGTCGTCGGAGGTACTACAACTGCCCTGGCAATCTTAACAGGTTTAGGTATAGATGCTGCCGGAAAAGTTAACAGTAGCCACCCTGTTTGTAACCACGCGCAAAAGTGGGCACTAGTGCAAGCTGGACTGGAGAAGATGAGGGAGAGCAGGGTGCAGGGGAGGCAGGGGGAGATAAACTTCCAATCTCAAATCCAAAATCCAAAACTTGCACTGAGCGAAGTCGTTGGCGCAGCCTCTCGTAGAGAAGTATCTAAAATCCAAAATTCTGTAGATCCCTTACAACTCGTCGCCGCCGTGGGCGATCCGATGCAAGTGGTGGTAGCTGGAATGGCGATCGCTGCTAGCCGGAGTTGTGGCGTAATGCTGGCTGGAGGGACGCAAATGCTGGCGGTTTATGCGTTGATGAGTGCGATCGCTCAAGCTTACGCCTTATCATGGCAACCAGAAGCAGTCGTTGTAGGCACAACCCGCTGGGTGGCTGAAGATCCTACTGGCGCTACAGTTGATTTAGTCCTCAACTTAGGAAAAAGCAGCTTAACTCAGAGTGGAAGAACCCCTTCTCTATTAGCAACTCATCTGAGCTTTGCTGATTCTCGTCATCCTCAACTGAGAGCTTATGAGCAGGGCTTTGTCAAAGAAGGTATGGGTGCTGGAGCCGCTTGCATAGCCGCCCATCTTAGCCAAGATTGGCAGCAACACCAACTTTTGGCAGCCATTGAAGCCCAAGTTGAACGGCTAAGTATTGCCTTGAACGTTTAG
- a CDS encoding DUF4129 domain-containing protein, which yields MTDTFEKTSWSWQLSQFQQQAGEWWEYQFYRFERALPELPTGWSISPRLSELLKFLFWLVLGLFIAWVGWRLWREFSPYIYSWLNRSSNFTDFRVKNRSNESSIALLLERSQEFYRQGNYREACRCVYLAMLQQLDKNAIAPHKLSRTDGEYLQLLRSSVTPIQPYETLITTHEQLCFGNAEILPDNYEQCRQAYREISPE from the coding sequence ATGACAGATACTTTTGAAAAAACTAGCTGGAGTTGGCAGTTGTCTCAATTCCAACAACAAGCAGGTGAATGGTGGGAATACCAGTTTTACCGCTTTGAACGGGCTTTACCAGAATTGCCTACTGGATGGTCAATTAGTCCAAGGCTTAGTGAATTGCTGAAATTCCTGTTTTGGCTGGTACTGGGATTATTTATAGCGTGGGTGGGTTGGCGATTATGGCGAGAATTCAGTCCCTACATATATTCTTGGCTAAATAGAAGTAGCAATTTCACTGATTTTCGCGTCAAAAATCGCTCTAATGAGTCATCTATTGCCCTTTTATTGGAGCGATCGCAAGAATTTTATCGTCAAGGTAATTACCGTGAGGCTTGCCGTTGTGTTTATTTAGCGATGTTGCAGCAGTTGGATAAAAATGCGATCGCACCCCACAAACTTAGCCGTACCGATGGAGAATATCTGCAATTGCTGCGATCGTCTGTGACTCCCATACAGCCTTATGAAACTCTAATTACGACTCACGAGCAATTATGTTTTGGTAATGCTGAGATTTTGCCAGACAATTATGAGCAGTGTCGGCAAGCTTATCGAGAAATTTCCCCGGAATGA
- the cdaA gene encoding diadenylate cyclase CdaA encodes MRDWWKQWLTNLGWSQSLLLGTLDIVLVLALTYMILVIISERRTLWMVRGFIILMLASALSGRLGLPLLSFVLEKLVIGCAVAMAVALQSEFRRFLEQLGRGEFRQLFQPDRLAIPKSDSVIDEIVEAVKELSKNRIGALLIVETTGPIDERDFSVPGVKLNAEVSKELIQTIFQPKTLLHDGATLIRGSRIVSSGIILPLSGRTASRQLGTRHRAAMGITERVENCICVVVSEETGSISLAERGTLNRPLTIRKLKESLDALLSPNVDREAVAPGLLSFVRRISGKTLALVSRLLRLPSTASRDKK; translated from the coding sequence ATGAGAGATTGGTGGAAGCAATGGCTGACAAACCTAGGATGGTCACAGTCCTTGCTACTTGGGACTCTGGATATTGTGTTGGTGCTGGCGCTGACTTACATGATACTAGTTATCATTAGTGAGCGCCGGACACTGTGGATGGTGCGGGGATTCATTATCTTAATGCTAGCCTCGGCACTAAGTGGCAGATTAGGACTACCTCTGCTAAGTTTTGTATTAGAAAAATTGGTAATTGGTTGTGCTGTGGCGATGGCAGTTGCTCTACAGTCAGAGTTTCGGCGATTTTTGGAGCAATTGGGACGTGGCGAATTCCGCCAGCTATTTCAACCCGATCGGCTGGCAATCCCTAAATCTGATAGTGTAATTGATGAAATTGTTGAGGCTGTTAAAGAATTGTCAAAAAACCGCATTGGAGCTTTACTAATTGTGGAAACCACAGGGCCAATTGATGAGCGAGATTTTTCTGTGCCAGGAGTAAAGCTAAATGCGGAAGTTTCTAAAGAACTGATCCAGACAATTTTCCAGCCGAAAACCTTGTTACACGATGGGGCAACACTGATTCGTGGATCACGAATAGTGTCATCGGGTATAATTTTGCCACTTTCGGGACGCACAGCCTCGCGCCAGTTGGGAACACGCCACCGGGCGGCAATGGGAATTACTGAGCGGGTCGAAAATTGCATTTGTGTCGTTGTCTCTGAAGAAACGGGTTCTATTTCCTTAGCGGAACGGGGAACCCTAAATAGACCGCTGACGATTCGGAAACTGAAAGAGTCATTAGATGCCCTTTTGTCTCCAAACGTGGATAGGGAAGCTGTTGCTCCTGGTCTGTTGAGTTTTGTTCGTCGGATAAGTGGCAAGACACTAGCACTGGTTTCACGTTTACTCAGATTACCATCGACCGCTTCTCGAGATAAAAAATGA
- the rimI gene encoding ribosomal protein S18-alanine N-acetyltransferase: MISLDLEIKLLTLENLSAILELDQACFGGLWTPDGYKRELDSPNSDLLGLFSPSSSTSLLGMGCFWSILDEAHITILAVHPQYHRQGMGAALLYSLIKTACDRKMERATLEVRASNLAAISLYQKFGFKTAGRRRRYYQDNDEDALILWLPDLQHRKFKATLDQWYSIVSDRLDKSSWHLLFK; encoded by the coding sequence GTGATCTCATTAGACTTAGAAATTAAATTACTGACATTAGAAAATCTCAGTGCTATTCTGGAACTCGATCAAGCTTGTTTTGGTGGACTTTGGACTCCAGACGGCTACAAACGAGAATTGGATAGTCCCAACAGCGATTTACTCGGTTTATTTTCCCCCTCCTCCAGCACAAGTTTGCTAGGAATGGGTTGCTTTTGGTCAATTTTAGATGAAGCTCACATTACAATTTTGGCGGTTCATCCTCAATATCACCGCCAAGGAATGGGTGCGGCTTTACTATATTCACTCATTAAGACAGCTTGCGATCGCAAAATGGAACGAGCTACCCTCGAAGTCCGAGCTTCCAACTTGGCGGCAATATCTTTATATCAAAAATTTGGCTTCAAAACAGCAGGGCGGCGGCGGCGTTACTACCAAGATAACGATGAGGATGCTTTAATCCTTTGGCTTCCAGATTTACAACACCGCAAATTTAAAGCAACTTTAGACCAATGGTATTCTATTGTCAGCGATCGCTTGGACAAATCCTCTTGGCATTTGCTTTTTAAGTAG